One segment of Methanolinea mesophila DNA contains the following:
- a CDS encoding ABC transporter ATP-binding protein: MLDIEDLHVEIGGREVLHDINLHIGEGETHVLMGPNGSGKTTLLRTIMGFSGLTITEGKILFRGKDVTRLPIHERAVMGMGMLYQRPPTIAGLKLGKLLEVTSKGASDRVEDLAKYLNMDSFLGRAINEGFSGGEIKRSEVLQLMVQNPDFVMLDEPESGVDLENITLIGSAIAKLLEKDVHIVNRKKSGLVITHTGYILDYLDADFGHVMCDGVFRCHGNPREILKVIKTSGYKECIACQKI, encoded by the coding sequence ATGCTGGACATCGAGGATCTGCATGTGGAGATCGGGGGCAGGGAAGTGCTCCACGATATCAATCTCCACATCGGCGAGGGGGAGACCCATGTGCTCATGGGACCCAACGGTTCAGGCAAGACAACCCTGCTCCGTACCATCATGGGATTTTCCGGCCTCACGATAACCGAGGGGAAGATACTTTTCAGGGGAAAGGACGTGACACGGCTCCCGATCCACGAGCGGGCGGTGATGGGGATGGGAATGCTCTACCAGCGCCCACCCACCATTGCAGGGCTCAAGCTGGGCAAGCTGCTTGAAGTGACCTCGAAGGGAGCCTCGGACAGGGTGGAAGATCTCGCGAAATACCTCAATATGGACTCGTTCCTCGGCCGGGCCATCAACGAGGGCTTTTCCGGCGGCGAGATTAAGCGGAGCGAGGTGCTCCAGCTGATGGTGCAGAACCCGGACTTCGTGATGCTCGACGAGCCCGAGAGCGGGGTCGACCTGGAAAACATCACCCTGATCGGGAGTGCCATCGCGAAGCTCCTGGAAAAGGACGTCCATATCGTCAACCGGAAGAAGAGCGGGCTGGTGATCACCCACACCGGGTACATCCTCGACTACCTCGATGCGGACTTCGGGCACGTGATGTGCGACGGTGTCTTCCGGTGCCACGGGAACCCGAGGGAGATATTGAAAGTGATCAAGACCTCGGGATACAAGGAGTGCATTGCATGCCAGAAGATATAG
- a CDS encoding protein-L-isoaspartate(D-aspartate) O-methyltransferase: protein MNEDSRKPERIRMVDYQIAARGVRDERVLTVMRELPRHLFVPEPYRAAAYQDSPLPIGQGQTISQPYIVARMTELLEISPEDRVLEIGTGSGYQAAILGRLAREVVTIERIPEVADQAKKNLEHLGILNVQVEVTDGTEGYPLGAPYNAILVTASTPEVPRPLMDQLADGGRLVAPVGSRDLQDLVRLIRKGEQFTRESHGGVVFVPLLGKYGWKL, encoded by the coding sequence ATGAATGAGGATTCCCGGAAACCGGAACGGATCCGGATGGTGGACTACCAGATCGCAGCACGGGGAGTCCGCGACGAGCGGGTGCTCACCGTCATGAGGGAGCTTCCGCGACATCTCTTCGTCCCCGAGCCGTACCGTGCGGCGGCGTACCAGGACTCGCCCCTCCCCATCGGGCAGGGCCAGACGATTTCGCAGCCTTATATCGTCGCCCGGATGACGGAACTCCTGGAGATATCGCCGGAAGACCGGGTACTCGAGATCGGGACGGGGTCAGGCTACCAGGCAGCGATCCTCGGTAGACTCGCCCGCGAAGTGGTCACGATCGAGCGGATCCCCGAAGTCGCGGACCAGGCAAAAAAAAACCTGGAGCACCTGGGAATTTTGAATGTTCAGGTGGAGGTCACCGACGGGACCGAGGGGTACCCGTTGGGGGCGCCGTACAACGCCATACTGGTCACGGCGTCCACCCCCGAGGTCCCCCGGCCGCTGATGGATCAGCTCGCGGATGGAGGACGGCTTGTGGCCCCGGTGGGGTCCCGCGACCTCCAGGATCTGGTGAGGCTGATCCGTAAGGGAGAACAGTTCACCCGCGAATCACATGGTGGAGTGGTATTCGTTCCCCTCCTTGGAAAATACGGCTGGAAATTATGA
- a CDS encoding cyclase family protein: protein MSVKWFDATRDLAPGVVVYPGDFIPRFCQEDRGRYLLSELCMSSHSGTHIDAPSHYLKDERSVEKIPPGQLIGKCRVLDMRDSGSEIGARDLEGRIEGAERVLLKTEFSGKKEFSSDYPALTPEAARMITGNGVVMVGIDSPSIESFSGTGEVHLELLSHGVVVVELLDLDAVPEGDYTVAALPLKLSGLDGAPCRVMLWKDEGE, encoded by the coding sequence ATGAGCGTAAAATGGTTCGATGCCACCAGGGACCTGGCTCCCGGGGTGGTGGTCTATCCGGGAGATTTTATCCCCCGGTTCTGCCAGGAAGACCGGGGCAGGTACCTGCTCTCGGAATTGTGCATGAGCTCGCATTCGGGGACCCACATCGACGCACCCTCTCACTACCTCAAGGACGAGCGCTCGGTGGAGAAGATCCCCCCCGGCCAGCTCATAGGGAAATGCAGAGTCCTGGACATGAGGGACTCAGGAAGCGAGATCGGGGCCCGGGACCTCGAGGGGCGGATCGAAGGGGCGGAGAGGGTCCTGCTGAAGACGGAGTTCTCCGGTAAGAAGGAATTCTCATCGGATTATCCCGCGCTCACCCCGGAGGCCGCCCGGATGATCACAGGAAACGGGGTGGTCATGGTCGGGATCGACAGCCCTTCGATCGAATCATTCTCAGGTACCGGCGAGGTGCACCTCGAGCTCCTGTCGCATGGCGTGGTGGTGGTCGAGCTCCTGGACCTTGACGCGGTCCCCGAGGGGGATTACACTGTCGCCGCCCTGCCCCTGAAACTCTCCGGGCTCGATGGGGCTCCCTGCAGGGTCATGCTATGGAAGGACGAGGGAGAATAA
- a CDS encoding DNA-methyltransferase, translating to MASGTARPVKVTDKPGKARIRKGTREARSAYAVPDSPGILPLVNRIICGDARDVLSSLPDESVDMVITSPPYNFGHAYAQDPEGDTRDWNDYFERLRGIWAECVRVTKPGGRIAVNVQPLFSDYIPTHHVISGQLQELGMLWKAEILWEKNNYNAKYTAWGSWCSPSMPYLKYTWEFIEVFDKISHKKSGERARIDITDLEFKEWVYGKWTFPPELRMKEYGHPAMFPEELPRRLLKLFTYRGDVIVDPFNGAGTTSLAAWKLGRRFIGIDTSLAYCRTAMHRMEGVQPPGDSPLPMPAPELITWGEGPGSGQA from the coding sequence ATGGCATCCGGAACCGCCAGGCCGGTAAAGGTGACGGACAAACCGGGAAAGGCCCGGATACGGAAGGGGACCAGGGAGGCACGGTCCGCGTACGCCGTCCCGGACTCCCCGGGGATACTTCCCCTGGTGAACCGGATCATCTGCGGTGACGCCCGGGATGTCCTCTCTTCGCTCCCGGATGAAAGCGTGGACATGGTGATCACCTCGCCGCCCTACAACTTCGGCCATGCCTATGCCCAGGACCCCGAGGGCGACACGCGGGACTGGAACGACTATTTCGAGAGGCTCCGCGGCATCTGGGCGGAGTGCGTCCGGGTGACCAAGCCCGGGGGGCGGATCGCAGTCAATGTACAGCCGCTCTTCTCCGATTACATCCCCACCCACCACGTCATCTCCGGGCAGCTGCAGGAGCTCGGGATGCTCTGGAAGGCGGAGATACTCTGGGAGAAGAACAACTACAACGCGAAATACACCGCCTGGGGGAGCTGGTGTTCCCCATCCATGCCCTACCTGAAATATACCTGGGAGTTTATCGAGGTCTTCGACAAGATAAGCCATAAGAAGTCCGGAGAGCGGGCCCGGATCGATATCACCGACCTGGAGTTCAAGGAATGGGTCTACGGGAAGTGGACGTTCCCCCCCGAACTCCGGATGAAGGAGTACGGACACCCGGCGATGTTCCCCGAGGAACTCCCCCGCAGGCTCCTGAAGCTGTTCACCTACCGGGGGGACGTGATCGTCGACCCGTTCAACGGCGCCGGAACGACCAGTCTTGCGGCGTGGAAACTCGGGAGGAGGTTCATCGGGATTGACACGTCGCTCGCCTACTGCCGGACCGCGATGCACCGGATGGAGGGGGTGCAGCCTCCCGGGGATTCCCCCCTGCCGATGCCGGCCCCGGAACTGATCACCTGGGGCGAAGGCCCTGGATCCGGACAGGCCTGA
- a CDS encoding SufB/SufD family protein, whose protein sequence is MPEDIERMNDLSPEDRERLALTGLEVEMKNRSGSFFQIDQEIKQVASTEKGVEVLTIKEALEKYEWLRDYSWNAVPRDKDQYTRYVAGQEHDPKGFAIIARKGSKTVYPLQACLFLAGAPVQHVHNIVVAEEGAELHIISGCASASHTQAGSHLGVTEFYIGKGARVTSTMIHYWGEEISVFPRSAAIVEEDGVFISNYVCMQPVRKIQMAPLATLKGKNSVARFSSIVVGLPGSHLDLGSVVVLGAPGASAELITRAITTGGHIISRGMIHGKTKDTRGHIECKGLILKDGTIHAIPEIQGDVVDTELSHEAAVGKIARDEIEYLMSRGLSEEVATSTIIRGFLDVKIAGLPEVLQTQIDSAIDAAEKSGF, encoded by the coding sequence ATGCCAGAAGATATAGAGCGGATGAATGACCTCTCCCCGGAGGACCGGGAACGGCTCGCACTCACCGGGCTCGAGGTGGAGATGAAGAACCGGTCGGGGAGTTTCTTCCAGATCGACCAGGAGATCAAACAGGTGGCCTCGACGGAAAAGGGGGTGGAGGTTCTCACCATCAAGGAGGCCCTCGAAAAGTACGAGTGGCTTCGGGACTACTCCTGGAATGCGGTCCCGCGGGACAAGGACCAGTATACCCGGTACGTCGCCGGTCAGGAGCACGACCCCAAGGGCTTTGCAATTATCGCCCGGAAAGGGAGTAAAACCGTATACCCGCTCCAGGCATGTCTCTTTCTTGCAGGTGCCCCGGTCCAGCACGTGCACAACATCGTGGTCGCGGAGGAGGGAGCGGAACTCCATATCATCTCGGGATGCGCAAGCGCGAGCCATACCCAGGCAGGTTCGCACCTCGGGGTCACTGAGTTCTATATCGGCAAGGGAGCGCGGGTCACCTCGACCATGATTCATTACTGGGGCGAGGAGATCAGCGTATTCCCCCGGAGCGCCGCGATTGTCGAGGAAGACGGGGTGTTCATCTCGAACTACGTCTGCATGCAGCCGGTAAGGAAGATCCAGATGGCCCCCCTGGCGACCCTGAAGGGGAAGAACTCGGTCGCCCGTTTCAGCAGCATCGTGGTGGGCTTGCCAGGGTCGCACCTCGACCTGGGATCGGTGGTGGTACTCGGCGCCCCCGGTGCCAGTGCCGAACTGATCACCCGGGCGATCACTACCGGGGGGCACATCATCTCCCGGGGGATGATCCACGGCAAGACGAAGGACACCAGGGGACATATCGAGTGCAAGGGCCTGATCCTCAAGGACGGGACCATCCACGCGATCCCCGAGATACAGGGGGACGTGGTGGACACCGAGCTCTCCCACGAGGCGGCGGTGGGGAAGATCGCCAGGGACGAGATCGAGTACCTCATGTCGAGGGGGCTCTCAGAGGAAGTCGCCACTTCCACCATCATCCGGGGATTCCTCGACGTGAAGATCGCGGGCCTCCCCGAAGTCCTCCAGACGCAGATCGACTCGGCCATCGACGCCGCGGAAAAGAGCGGGTTCTGA